In Streptomyces longhuiensis, the following proteins share a genomic window:
- a CDS encoding aminotransferase class I/II-fold pyridoxal phosphate-dependent enzyme, which yields MGDTPANPPAGVYSSVRQLRADAWSSLTELARRWASDTSSAARRQATQERLDELFRQLLPIENCWAFPGRSAFTELRRLRTAEDRYGLARRTEELHRALGTESYRSATPRKAEPTAPAGEEPLPGGTTPKPYFEVLVVGELTAAEEEALRISLRGRRRAEDEFVYEIVVAPSFEDAVMAVLVNPGLQAVVIHRRFADRSPYDLSVVAGLVEEPQADPSTQDGPYEQRAQALGARLLELRPEMDLYLMTDGSVERIAGVLSSGFARVFHAREGLLELHLSILHGVRERFRAPFFTALRAHSRRPTGVFHALPISRGTSLLTSHWIPEMVEFYGLNIFLAETSATSGGLDSLLEPTGPLREAQDLAAKTFGARQSYFVTNGTSTANKVVVQALVRPGDIVLVDRNCHKSHHYGLMLAGAQVVYLDAYPLDRYGMYGAVPVKEIKRKLLELRRAGLLDRVKMLMLTNCTFDGIVYNPTRVMEECLALKPDLAFLWDEAWFAFARFHPVYRRRTAMAAARTLTEGLRGQELAERYALQQQELGDDPDDETLLDRRLVPDPAEARIRVYATQSTHKTLTSLRQGSMIHVFDQDFSHRTAETFREAYMTHTSTSPNYQILASLDLGRRQAALEGFELVQKQLEQAGVLRDAIDQHPVLSRYLRFLTTPDLIPGEFRASGVEQPLRTGLARMSTAWEDDEFVLDPTRATLHIGLTGIDGDTFKHEHLMDRYGVQVNKSTRNTLLFMTNIGTTRSAVAYLIEVLLKIVEELEDRKDELGPPALRRQDADTARDTVVALPNFSSFHPAFRPGGRTPEGDIRRAFYLAYDETQCEYLSADEVTEAMTGGRDVVSATFVTPYPPGFPVLVPGQVVNDAVLDYMRALDTREIHGYRPETGYRVFTEQALKEQQTLLESANGAWAAT from the coding sequence GCCGGCAGGCGACGCAGGAGCGGCTGGACGAACTCTTCCGTCAGTTGCTGCCGATCGAGAACTGCTGGGCCTTCCCCGGCAGGTCCGCCTTCACGGAGCTGCGCCGCCTGCGCACGGCCGAGGACCGGTACGGCCTGGCCCGGCGCACGGAGGAGCTGCATCGCGCCCTGGGCACGGAGTCGTACCGCAGCGCGACACCCCGCAAGGCCGAACCGACCGCTCCGGCCGGGGAGGAACCGCTTCCGGGCGGGACGACGCCCAAGCCGTACTTCGAGGTCCTCGTCGTCGGCGAACTGACCGCGGCGGAGGAGGAGGCGTTGCGCATCTCGCTGCGCGGCCGGCGCCGCGCCGAGGACGAGTTCGTGTACGAGATCGTCGTCGCGCCCAGCTTCGAGGACGCGGTGATGGCGGTCCTGGTCAACCCCGGCCTTCAAGCCGTGGTCATCCACCGGAGGTTCGCCGACCGTTCCCCGTACGACCTGAGTGTCGTCGCGGGTCTCGTCGAAGAGCCGCAGGCCGACCCGTCGACGCAGGACGGGCCCTACGAGCAGCGGGCGCAGGCACTCGGTGCGCGGCTGCTCGAACTGCGACCCGAGATGGACCTCTATCTCATGACCGACGGCTCGGTGGAGCGGATCGCCGGTGTGCTCAGCAGCGGATTCGCCCGGGTCTTCCACGCGCGCGAAGGGCTGCTCGAACTCCACCTGTCGATTCTGCACGGCGTCCGCGAACGCTTCCGCGCACCGTTCTTCACCGCGCTCAGAGCGCACAGCAGACGTCCGACGGGTGTCTTCCACGCGCTGCCCATCTCCCGTGGAACATCGCTGCTGACCTCGCACTGGATCCCCGAGATGGTCGAGTTCTACGGGCTGAACATCTTCCTCGCCGAGACGTCCGCCACCTCGGGCGGCCTCGACTCCTTGCTGGAGCCGACGGGCCCGCTGCGGGAGGCCCAGGACCTCGCCGCGAAGACGTTCGGAGCGCGCCAGTCGTACTTCGTCACCAACGGCACTTCCACGGCCAACAAGGTGGTCGTACAGGCCCTGGTGCGGCCGGGCGACATCGTCCTGGTGGACCGCAACTGCCACAAGTCCCACCACTACGGGCTGATGCTCGCGGGCGCCCAGGTGGTCTACCTCGACGCCTATCCCCTGGACCGCTACGGCATGTACGGCGCCGTGCCGGTGAAGGAGATCAAGCGCAAGCTGCTGGAGCTGCGGCGGGCCGGTCTCCTCGACCGCGTCAAGATGCTGATGCTGACCAACTGCACCTTCGACGGCATCGTGTACAACCCGACGCGGGTGATGGAGGAGTGCCTGGCGCTCAAGCCCGATCTGGCGTTCCTGTGGGACGAGGCGTGGTTCGCCTTCGCCCGCTTCCACCCGGTCTACCGCCGGCGCACCGCCATGGCGGCGGCCCGCACGCTCACGGAGGGCCTGCGCGGCCAGGAGCTCGCCGAGCGATACGCCCTACAGCAGCAGGAGTTGGGCGACGACCCCGACGACGAGACACTCCTCGACCGCCGACTCGTCCCCGACCCCGCCGAGGCCCGGATCCGGGTGTACGCCACACAGTCGACGCACAAGACGCTCACGTCGCTGCGCCAGGGCTCCATGATCCACGTCTTCGACCAGGACTTCAGCCACCGCACGGCGGAGACGTTCCGCGAGGCGTACATGACGCACACCTCCACCTCCCCCAACTACCAGATCCTCGCCTCCCTCGACCTGGGCCGAAGACAGGCCGCGCTGGAGGGGTTCGAACTGGTGCAGAAGCAGCTCGAACAGGCAGGGGTACTGCGCGACGCGATCGACCAACACCCCGTGCTCAGCCGGTACTTGCGCTTCCTGACGACGCCCGACCTGATCCCTGGCGAGTTCCGGGCCTCCGGCGTGGAACAGCCGTTGCGGACGGGCCTGGCGCGGATGTCGACCGCGTGGGAGGACGACGAGTTCGTGCTCGACCCGACCCGGGCGACCCTGCACATCGGCCTCACGGGCATCGACGGGGACACGTTCAAGCACGAGCACCTGATGGACCGCTACGGGGTGCAGGTCAACAAGAGCACCCGCAACACGCTGCTGTTCATGACGAACATCGGCACCACCCGCAGCGCCGTCGCCTACCTCATCGAGGTACTCCTCAAGATCGTCGAGGAACTGGAGGACCGCAAGGACGAGTTGGGCCCGCCGGCGCTGCGCCGGCAAGACGCCGACACTGCCCGGGACACCGTCGTCGCCCTGCCCAACTTCAGCTCCTTCCATCCCGCCTTCCGACCGGGAGGCCGTACGCCCGAGGGGGACATCCGCCGGGCCTTCTACCTGGCCTACGACGAGACCCAGTGCGAGTACCTGTCCGCGGACGAGGTCACCGAGGCCATGACCGGTGGCCGGGACGTCGTCTCGGCCACCTTCGTGACGCCGTACCCGCCCGGATTCCCCGTGCTGGTCCCCGGTCAGGTCGTCAACGACGCCGTACTGGACTACATGCGGGCTCTCGACACCCGGGAGATCCACGGATACCGGCCGGAGACCGGCTACCGCGTGTTCACCGAGCAGGCACTGAAGGAGCAGCAAACGCTCCTGGAGTCCGCCAACGGGGCCTGGGCGGCCACCTGA
- a CDS encoding acetolactate synthase large subunit: protein MNGAQSLIRTLVRTGVDVCFANPGTSEMHFVAALDAVPEMRGVLGLFEGAVTGAADGYARIAGKPAATLLHLGPGLGNGLANLHNARRAHTPVVNVVGDHATHHKKYDAPLESDIDPVAGSVSGWVRRSDRVAEVGADAAAAVAASTEAPGQVATLILPADASWDEGGQVAEPLPSPAPAAPDPQTVSSIADILRSGEPAALLIGGPACREPGLLATSRIANATGVRALAETFPARLERGAGLPAIERLRYLAEQAVRQLDGVKHLIVAGTRSPVSFFAYPGKPSDLVPEGAQVHTLADPSQDVVAALEALAEQVAADTPPTLAEPALPSLPSGPLTANNWAEVVGALLPAGAIISDEANTSGAALPAATAGAPRHDVLTLTGGAIGQGIPVATGAAIAAPDRPVVNLEADGSAMYTISALWTQARENLDVTTVILNNSAYAVLRLEMLRVGADLSGPAAKTLLDLSSPDLNFAKIAEGMGVPSSRATSCEELAEQLRRAFAEPGPHLIDAVVPPHL from the coding sequence ATGAACGGCGCGCAGTCGCTGATCCGAACTCTCGTCCGTACCGGTGTCGACGTGTGCTTCGCCAACCCCGGCACATCGGAGATGCACTTCGTCGCCGCGCTCGACGCCGTACCCGAAATGCGGGGCGTGCTCGGCCTGTTCGAGGGTGCCGTCACCGGGGCCGCCGACGGATACGCGCGTATCGCAGGGAAGCCGGCCGCCACGCTGCTGCATCTGGGCCCCGGCCTCGGCAACGGGCTGGCCAATCTCCACAACGCGCGGCGAGCCCACACCCCCGTCGTGAACGTGGTGGGTGACCACGCCACCCATCACAAGAAGTACGACGCTCCGCTGGAGTCCGACATCGATCCGGTGGCCGGTTCGGTGAGCGGCTGGGTGCGGCGCAGCGACCGGGTCGCCGAGGTCGGGGCCGACGCCGCGGCCGCGGTGGCGGCCTCGACGGAGGCGCCGGGACAGGTCGCGACGCTGATCCTGCCCGCCGACGCGTCCTGGGACGAGGGCGGTCAGGTCGCCGAACCACTGCCCTCGCCCGCCCCCGCGGCCCCCGACCCGCAGACGGTGTCGTCCATCGCCGACATCCTGCGCAGCGGCGAACCCGCCGCGCTGCTGATCGGCGGTCCGGCCTGCCGCGAGCCCGGCCTCCTCGCGACCAGCCGGATCGCGAACGCCACCGGCGTGCGCGCACTGGCGGAGACCTTCCCCGCCCGACTGGAGCGCGGCGCGGGCCTGCCCGCCATCGAGCGCCTCCGCTACCTCGCCGAGCAGGCCGTCCGCCAACTCGACGGCGTCAAGCACCTGATCGTGGCGGGCACCCGTTCCCCGGTGTCGTTCTTCGCCTACCCCGGTAAGCCGAGCGACCTGGTACCGGAGGGCGCCCAGGTGCACACCCTCGCCGATCCGTCCCAGGACGTGGTGGCCGCCCTGGAGGCGCTGGCCGAGCAGGTGGCCGCGGACACGCCCCCGACCCTGGCCGAGCCCGCCCTCCCGTCGCTCCCGAGCGGCCCCCTCACCGCGAACAACTGGGCCGAAGTCGTCGGCGCCCTGCTGCCCGCCGGCGCGATCATCTCGGACGAGGCGAACACCTCCGGCGCGGCCCTGCCGGCGGCGACGGCCGGCGCGCCCCGGCACGACGTCCTCACGCTGACCGGCGGCGCCATCGGGCAGGGCATCCCGGTGGCCACCGGTGCTGCGATCGCGGCACCGGACCGGCCGGTCGTCAACCTGGAGGCCGACGGCAGCGCGATGTACACGATCTCGGCCCTGTGGACCCAGGCACGCGAGAACCTCGACGTCACCACCGTCATCCTGAACAACAGCGCCTACGCCGTACTGCGTCTCGAAATGCTCCGGGTCGGCGCCGACCTCTCGGGCCCTGCCGCGAAGACACTGCTCGACCTCTCCTCGCCCGACCTGAACTTCGCCAAGATCGCGGAAGGGATGGGTGTCCCGTCGTCACGGGCGACCAGCTGCGAGGAACTCGCCGAGCAGCTCCGCCGCGCGTTCGCGGAACCGGGCCCCCATCTGATCGACGCCGTGGTCCCGCCTCACCTGTAG
- a CDS encoding Lrp/AsnC family transcriptional regulator: MDAMDRKILTELQLDGRLTITELAARVQLSVSPCHRRLRDLEREGAIRGYRAVVDPAAVGLDFEALVFATLRWENRDTVTAFEEAVTAIPHVIQAQRLFGDPDYLLRVATADLAAYQQLYDRQLAQLPGVQRLTSTLVMKNVVQDRPLPE, from the coding sequence ATGGACGCCATGGACCGGAAAATTCTTACCGAGCTGCAGCTGGACGGCCGCCTGACCATCACCGAGCTGGCCGCCCGCGTGCAGCTGAGCGTCTCGCCCTGCCATCGTCGGTTGCGGGACCTCGAACGTGAGGGCGCCATCCGCGGCTATCGCGCCGTCGTCGACCCTGCGGCCGTCGGCCTGGATTTCGAAGCCCTTGTCTTCGCCACCCTGCGCTGGGAGAACCGCGACACCGTCACCGCCTTCGAGGAGGCCGTGACCGCGATCCCTCACGTCATCCAGGCGCAACGCCTCTTCGGTGATCCGGATTACCTGCTGCGCGTGGCCACCGCGGACCTCGCCGCCTACCAGCAGCTCTACGACCGGCAACTGGCCCAGCTGCCCGGCGTGCAGCGCCTGACCTCCACCCTCGTCATGAAGAACGTGGTGCAGGACCGGCCCCTGCCCGAGTAG